The following proteins come from a genomic window of Microcoleus sp. bin38.metabat.b11b12b14.051:
- a CDS encoding N-acetylmannosamine-6-phosphate 2-epimerase translates to MINSQIPTGLIVSCQAPADSPLHDPIAIAAMARTAIHRGASGVRIDTPAHVAAVRQQLSAPIIGIWKQQLPGCEIYITPRFEDARAIALAGADIIAIDATLRNRPAGEDLKTLIDRIHSELGKLVMADVDTIEAAIAAAEAGADTVATTLFGYTPQTEKFSPPGFDLLAQMVEKLEIPAICEGGIAAPSMAKKALDLGAVAVVVGTDITGIDIKVTAYKSAIEK, encoded by the coding sequence ATGATTAACTCTCAAATTCCTACAGGATTAATTGTTTCTTGTCAAGCACCTGCTGATTCGCCGCTGCACGATCCGATCGCGATCGCAGCAATGGCTCGCACCGCCATCCATCGAGGAGCCTCAGGGGTACGGATTGACACTCCGGCTCACGTGGCGGCGGTGCGACAACAGCTATCGGCTCCGATAATTGGGATCTGGAAGCAGCAATTACCCGGATGCGAGATTTACATTACTCCTCGGTTTGAAGACGCGCGGGCGATCGCCCTTGCAGGAGCAGATATCATCGCCATTGACGCCACCTTGCGAAACCGCCCTGCTGGCGAAGACTTAAAAACGTTAATCGATCGCATCCACAGCGAATTAGGGAAATTAGTCATGGCGGATGTAGATACCATAGAAGCTGCGATCGCCGCAGCCGAAGCTGGTGCAGATACTGTAGCAACTACTCTTTTTGGCTACACACCCCAAACGGAAAAATTCTCGCCCCCCGGATTTGATTTGCTCGCCCAAATGGTAGAAAAGCTGGAGATTCCCGCAATCTGCGAAGGCGGAATAGCTGCGCCATCCATGGCAAAAAAAGCATTAGATTTAGGAGCAGTGGCTGTGGTTGTAGGCACAGATATCACGGGAATCGATATTAAAGTGACAGCCTATAAGTCAGCGATTGAAAAATAA
- a CDS encoding four helix bundle protein translates to MGRPDFEELEVYKLAESLANQIWEIVKKWDYFTKDTMGKQIVRSADSVCANIAEGRGRYNDQDNRRFVKIARGSLYETVNWLRLAYARQLITSEEVSKFKPIVDKLLPKLNAYLSSIGHRE, encoded by the coding sequence ATGGGAAGACCTGATTTTGAGGAATTAGAGGTTTATAAGTTGGCGGAAAGTTTGGCGAATCAGATTTGGGAGATTGTTAAAAAATGGGATTACTTCACAAAAGATACGATGGGCAAACAGATCGTTCGGTCTGCTGATAGTGTCTGTGCTAATATTGCTGAAGGAAGAGGTCGTTATAATGACCAAGATAATCGGCGTTTTGTAAAAATTGCCAGAGGCTCTTTGTACGAAACAGTAAACTGGTTAAGATTAGCCTATGCTAGACAACTTATCACAAGCGAAGAAGTAAGCAAATTCAAACCAATTGTCGATAAATTACTACCAAAACTCAACGCTTATTTGAGTTCAATAGGGCACAGGGAATAA
- a CDS encoding GAF domain-containing hybrid sensor histidine kinase/response regulator, producing MGIHIFFLKTTGKIPRLKPKTLYRTLPIASFEAAYQLLQQMAELPGAIWVTDDDLAGTENPGEISSQRFAAVVSDRFSALLCGKLLDEAATNGRKHNEKKSNSHLNVELTFDPGAIANFLSPLWDKLAAMTPPAPRQIDIGALKQAIKNIQPNSAVIQSEFTLNLLELLADGTLQNSRPPLQSHTDTNQNSAPKLIAPETLHHQIAEATERVEIPSSCIPFYQPVEDALQQQLEQERLLNQVTTQIRQSLELPVILSKAVARVRDFLDVDRLLIYQFEKVPAPHRDESGKLISPPVSGSKSQVKQNSGSYLYLGRVTYEALASDAISSVLNFSEGAQCFPEGVIDREKYRKGLALCVADVEKTYSSQPCFLELMRRAKVRAKLLVPIVVQDDLWGLLIAHHCTLREWEESKKTFLRQIAEHLAIAIYQAELYAEVQQQKRTSEQRVIERTRELRDALAAAQSASLAKSEFLAAMSHELRTPLTCVIGISDTLLRWSYGKVGTKQVPVQKQRQYLQTIRDSGDHLLELINDILDLSQVEAGKAVLKISEFSISKLASQSLHALKEKALAKGVELIQEQRIEQECDRFIADPRRLRQILFNLLGNAIKFTPEGGRVILRVWVTEDQNRTPPVRQPGTAPAGRTAVFQIKDTGIGIPDDQRSLLFQKFQQLDSPYRREYGGTGLGLALTKQLVELHGGAIEVNSTVDVGSTFTVFIPIQTKSKDESTKFKYQKSNSSLPLHSSSLRGSLVLIEEDEETAMLICDILTAAGLQVVWMIEGSAAVEQIELLQPNAVIVDMRLPGMNGCEIIHKLRHKPATKHLKILALSANEIAADEISFVTAGANDCLAKPIQPEQLLDKILSLMAAGIANG from the coding sequence ATGGGCATTCATATTTTTTTCTTGAAAACAACCGGGAAAATACCTAGATTGAAACCAAAAACCTTATATCGTACTTTGCCGATCGCAAGCTTTGAGGCTGCTTATCAATTGTTACAGCAAATGGCTGAACTCCCCGGGGCGATTTGGGTTACTGACGACGATCTCGCAGGTACTGAAAATCCGGGGGAAATTTCGTCCCAAAGGTTTGCAGCAGTGGTATCGGATCGGTTTAGCGCGCTGCTTTGCGGCAAACTATTAGATGAGGCTGCAACAAACGGACGCAAACACAACGAAAAAAAATCCAACTCCCACTTAAATGTAGAGTTGACTTTCGACCCCGGGGCGATCGCCAATTTCCTCTCTCCCCTCTGGGACAAACTCGCAGCAATGACACCTCCAGCCCCGAGACAAATTGACATTGGCGCCCTGAAACAAGCAATTAAAAATATACAGCCAAACTCGGCGGTTATTCAAAGCGAATTTACCCTCAATTTACTAGAGCTCCTCGCGGATGGTACCCTTCAAAACAGTCGCCCTCCCCTACAGTCCCACACAGACACAAATCAAAATTCCGCACCCAAACTGATTGCTCCAGAAACCCTACATCACCAGATTGCCGAAGCCACAGAGCGTGTTGAAATTCCCAGTTCCTGCATTCCATTTTATCAGCCAGTAGAAGATGCTTTGCAGCAGCAGCTAGAACAAGAGCGACTGTTGAATCAGGTGACAACTCAAATTCGCCAGAGTTTGGAATTGCCTGTGATTTTATCAAAAGCAGTTGCGAGAGTGCGAGATTTTTTGGATGTCGATCGCCTGTTAATTTATCAATTTGAAAAAGTGCCCGCGCCGCACAGGGACGAGTCAGGTAAATTAATATCGCCTCCGGTTTCTGGGTCGAAAAGCCAAGTCAAACAAAATTCTGGTTCTTACTTGTATTTAGGTCGCGTCACCTACGAAGCTTTAGCCAGCGATGCTATTTCTTCTGTATTGAATTTTAGTGAAGGCGCCCAGTGCTTCCCCGAGGGAGTCATCGATAGAGAGAAATATCGCAAAGGTTTGGCTTTGTGCGTCGCCGATGTCGAAAAAACCTACTCTTCGCAGCCTTGTTTTTTAGAATTGATGCGCCGTGCTAAGGTGCGGGCGAAGTTGCTAGTGCCGATCGTAGTTCAAGACGACTTGTGGGGACTGCTAATTGCTCATCACTGCACTCTGCGGGAGTGGGAAGAAAGCAAAAAAACATTTTTGCGCCAAATAGCCGAACATTTGGCGATCGCCATTTACCAAGCCGAGCTTTATGCAGAAGTCCAGCAGCAAAAACGCACCTCCGAACAGCGCGTCATCGAGCGCACGCGAGAACTGCGCGACGCACTCGCCGCCGCTCAGTCCGCCAGCCTCGCCAAAAGCGAATTTTTGGCAGCCATGAGCCACGAATTGCGGACTCCCCTCACCTGCGTCATCGGCATTTCCGACACCCTGCTGCGGTGGTCTTACGGCAAAGTTGGCACCAAACAAGTGCCGGTACAAAAGCAGCGGCAGTACCTGCAAACAATCCGAGACAGCGGCGACCACTTATTAGAATTAATCAACGATATTTTAGATTTATCGCAAGTTGAAGCAGGAAAAGCAGTATTGAAAATTAGTGAATTTTCAATTTCTAAATTAGCTTCTCAGAGCCTGCACGCCCTCAAAGAAAAAGCTCTAGCTAAAGGGGTAGAACTGATACAAGAACAGCGGATCGAACAAGAGTGCGATCGCTTCATTGCAGACCCGCGCCGCTTGAGACAAATCCTGTTCAATCTTTTAGGAAATGCGATTAAATTTACTCCCGAAGGCGGGCGAGTCATCCTGCGAGTTTGGGTGACCGAAGATCAAAACCGAACGCCTCCAGTGCGGCAGCCCGGTACAGCCCCAGCAGGCAGAACCGCTGTGTTTCAAATCAAAGATACCGGGATTGGAATTCCCGACGATCAGCGATCGCTCTTATTTCAAAAATTCCAGCAGTTGGATTCCCCATACCGTCGCGAATACGGCGGCACCGGTCTGGGATTGGCTTTAACTAAACAGTTAGTAGAGCTTCACGGCGGCGCGATCGAAGTCAACTCTACAGTTGATGTCGGCTCTACTTTTACCGTTTTTATACCCATCCAAACTAAAAGCAAAGATGAGTCCACAAAATTTAAATATCAAAAATCAAATTCTTCTTTACCGCTGCACTCTTCGTCCTTGCGGGGCAGCCTCGTCCTCATCGAAGAAGATGAAGAAACTGCCATGCTGATTTGCGATATCCTGACCGCCGCAGGACTGCAAGTTGTGTGGATGATTGAAGGCTCGGCGGCCGTAGAACAAATTGAACTGTTGCAGCCCAATGCTGTGATTGTAGATATGCGTTTGCCCGGGATGAATGGCTGCGAAATTATTCACAAACTCCGCCACAAACCAGCTACAAAACATCTCAAGATTCTCGCTTTAAGTGCTAATGAAATTGCTGCCGACGAGATATCTTTCGTGACAGCGGGAGCTAACGATTGTTTGGCTAAACCGATTCAGCCGGAGCAATTGCTTGACAAAATTCTTTCTTTGATGGCCGCCGGGATTGCTAATGGATAA
- a CDS encoding chemotaxis protein: MSNLTQLTSDFTIGHLPCHQFQVSAATPGQVVAQRFEQEPDLPGVIITHKSQVLGMISRVKFREQMSLPDRVEFYGLHPIRSLLDFMRIPPLLMEENWKVDDAVQASLNRPKDLIYEPIIVVMENHSFRLLDVQTLVMAQSKLLAQANKIIQKYRLERQKYVENIKQEQAKFQVCNELLKNQKIQSENMPKIPSVQEAALVKKAENLAQINQRFLTIAKLISSEGRQAFQATFQGANSICNNTDKILGVGKAIASDLEAVNRTSRTIREAIEQVRHLAVQVAVVTNQMGNQPSGLSQVSLEIGRLASKTFELGTQMEQIASRFKLRVHELTEAARAGANVARAVTIKIDRAEMALLELDELIAEKDFNSLTAITERLGVKKSVAAHSLVKEIEHAEVAVSELEDIVKHQDSSQYLIQKIQQALKSKKP, encoded by the coding sequence ATGAGCAATCTAACTCAACTCACCTCCGATTTCACGATCGGACATCTCCCGTGTCACCAATTCCAAGTGAGTGCTGCAACTCCAGGACAGGTAGTGGCCCAAAGATTCGAGCAAGAACCAGACCTGCCGGGAGTCATTATCACTCATAAATCCCAGGTATTGGGCATGATTTCTCGCGTCAAGTTTCGAGAACAAATGAGCCTTCCCGATCGCGTAGAATTTTACGGGCTGCACCCGATTCGCTCGTTGTTAGATTTTATGAGAATTCCGCCTTTGCTGATGGAGGAAAATTGGAAAGTTGATGATGCCGTACAAGCGTCTCTCAACCGACCTAAAGATTTAATTTATGAACCAATTATTGTGGTAATGGAAAACCATAGCTTCCGCCTTTTAGACGTTCAGACTCTAGTGATGGCCCAGTCTAAACTTTTAGCTCAAGCCAACAAAATAATTCAAAAATATAGGCTTGAAAGACAGAAATACGTAGAAAATATCAAACAAGAACAGGCGAAATTTCAGGTTTGCAACGAGCTGTTGAAAAACCAAAAAATTCAATCAGAAAATATGCCTAAAATTCCTAGTGTTCAGGAAGCAGCACTGGTTAAAAAAGCTGAGAACCTTGCTCAAATAAATCAGCGATTTCTGACAATTGCGAAGTTGATTTCTTCGGAAGGTCGCCAAGCATTTCAAGCTACTTTTCAAGGTGCTAATTCTATTTGCAACAATACAGATAAAATTTTGGGCGTTGGCAAAGCAATAGCTAGCGATCTGGAAGCGGTTAACCGCACTTCCCGAACCATCCGGGAGGCGATCGAACAAGTCAGGCATTTAGCAGTACAGGTGGCTGTAGTTACCAATCAAATGGGAAATCAGCCGAGCGGGCTGAGCCAAGTGAGTCTGGAAATTGGCAGACTGGCAAGTAAAACTTTTGAATTGGGGACTCAAATGGAGCAAATTGCCAGCCGATTTAAACTTCGCGTTCACGAACTGACGGAGGCAGCAAGAGCGGGTGCTAATGTGGCGAGAGCGGTGACGATCAAGATCGATCGCGCGGAAATGGCGTTGTTAGAGTTGGATGAATTAATAGCGGAAAAAGATTTCAATTCCTTGACCGCTATCACAGAACGTTTGGGAGTTAAAAAAAGTGTGGCTGCTCATTCTTTAGTCAAAGAAATAGAACACGCCGAAGTCGCAGTTTCCGAATTGGAAGACATTGTTAAGCACCAAGATTCATCGCAATATCTGATTCAAAAAATTCAGCAGGCGCTCAAGTCCAAAAAACCCTAA
- a CDS encoding response regulator: MKILLVEDDKITVNLLAKALSSHNYNVNTAADGETALQLAQAYDYDLIVLDVLIPKLDGISLCRELRSSGCQMPILLLTALDSRSNLVEGLEAGADDYMVKPFNIEELIARIRALLRRGKASLSSTILTWQKLQVNPDTTEVTYAEKVLHLTPKEYNLLELFLRNPRRIFSRSAMLDRIWSAGEFPQEEAVTAHIKGLRHKLKAAGMTVDLVETVYGLGYRLKSLPEDMENLKVALGRAETAKSQETLSAESSGKRRELSNDERRLKVLSVVAEIRGKLRANFIEKVVIFDRAIAQLKTGNLDDELRQEAQAEAHKLVGSLGTLGLPKGSEVARHIEHLFKAENVFKPGSDRQIEEFLDLLKQIFDRPLEPESELVSPVRQKRRMLIVDDDSLQSDRLKTAASGSGFEIEVAKSPQAARIAISQQPPDAILLDLTFSRIQENGLALLAELRSEKPEIPVIVFSSHNQLSDRIEVARLGASGFLHKSIPPADILKAVGQVLDQTGAAEAKVMVVDDDVHLLAALKVILQPWGLQVTTLDEPEKFWEVLETTCPDLLILDVEMPGYSGIELCLAVRNDLRWSKLPVLFLTAHSESEIVRQMFVAGADDYVNKPIVEPELIARILNRLERTQLRHQLALTQR; this comes from the coding sequence ATGAAAATTCTGCTAGTAGAAGATGACAAAATTACAGTTAATTTGCTCGCCAAAGCGCTGAGTTCTCACAATTACAATGTAAATACGGCGGCAGACGGTGAAACAGCCTTGCAGTTGGCGCAAGCCTACGATTATGACCTGATTGTTTTGGATGTGCTGATTCCTAAACTCGACGGCATTAGTTTGTGTCGGGAATTGCGATCGTCTGGGTGCCAAATGCCGATTTTACTGTTGACGGCGCTAGACAGCAGGAGCAATCTAGTCGAAGGTTTAGAGGCGGGGGCAGACGATTATATGGTCAAGCCCTTTAATATCGAAGAATTAATTGCTCGAATTCGGGCTTTGCTGCGCCGGGGAAAGGCAAGTTTGTCGAGTACAATTTTGACCTGGCAAAAACTGCAAGTGAACCCGGATACTACGGAAGTAACTTATGCTGAAAAAGTGCTGCACTTGACTCCAAAAGAGTACAATTTGCTGGAACTTTTTCTGAGAAATCCCCGACGCATTTTCAGCCGCAGCGCCATGCTCGATCGCATTTGGTCTGCCGGCGAATTTCCCCAGGAAGAAGCCGTTACCGCTCATATCAAAGGGCTGCGGCACAAGCTGAAAGCAGCGGGGATGACTGTAGATTTAGTGGAAACGGTGTATGGATTGGGCTACAGGCTCAAAAGTCTGCCGGAGGATATGGAGAATCTAAAAGTTGCCTTGGGAAGGGCAGAAACCGCTAAAAGTCAAGAAACTTTATCTGCGGAATCCAGCGGGAAGAGGCGGGAATTAAGCAATGATGAGCGCCGCCTCAAAGTTCTGAGTGTGGTGGCAGAAATTCGGGGGAAGTTAAGAGCTAATTTTATCGAAAAGGTGGTGATATTCGATCGCGCGATCGCCCAACTCAAAACCGGAAATTTGGACGACGAACTCCGGCAGGAAGCCCAGGCGGAAGCTCATAAATTAGTCGGTTCTTTGGGAACTTTAGGGCTGCCCAAAGGTTCGGAAGTGGCGCGGCATATCGAACATTTGTTCAAGGCTGAAAACGTCTTTAAACCGGGGAGCGATCGGCAGATTGAGGAATTTCTGGATTTGCTCAAACAGATATTCGATCGCCCGCTGGAACCGGAAAGCGAGCTGGTTAGTCCGGTTCGCCAAAAGCGCCGGATGCTGATCGTTGATGATGATAGTTTGCAGAGCGATCGACTGAAAACAGCAGCATCGGGTTCCGGCTTTGAGATAGAAGTCGCCAAATCTCCTCAAGCGGCAAGAATTGCAATTTCTCAACAGCCTCCCGACGCGATTTTGCTGGATTTGACATTTTCCAGAATTCAGGAAAACGGACTTGCTCTCCTCGCCGAGCTCCGCAGTGAAAAACCAGAAATTCCGGTGATCGTTTTTAGCAGCCACAATCAATTGAGCGATCGAATTGAAGTTGCTCGTTTGGGAGCTTCCGGCTTTTTACACAAATCGATCCCCCCAGCAGATATACTCAAAGCAGTTGGCCAAGTTCTCGACCAAACCGGCGCTGCTGAAGCCAAAGTTATGGTGGTAGATGATGACGTGCATCTATTGGCTGCACTGAAAGTGATTCTACAACCTTGGGGATTGCAAGTAACAACATTGGACGAGCCAGAAAAGTTCTGGGAGGTACTTGAAACTACTTGTCCGGATTTGCTAATTTTAGATGTAGAGATGCCTGGTTACAGCGGTATCGAGCTGTGTTTGGCGGTGCGGAACGATTTGCGCTGGAGCAAACTTCCCGTGCTATTTTTGACAGCTCATTCCGAGTCGGAAATAGTGCGTCAAATGTTTGTCGCGGGTGCTGATGACTACGTGAATAAGCCGATCGTGGAACCGGAATTAATTGCTCGCATCCTGAATCGTTTGGAGCGCACGCAACTCCGACACCAGCTTGCTCTGACACAGCGTTAA
- a CDS encoding PAS domain S-box protein translates to MVLTSDTRDRDESDCELIYDPASIQPHGILLVLESPVLKILQASNNTFEAIGIYPQELLGKFLQEFVETEEIEAIEKVLLENCHQRNTISLSFISQNRKYFFHGTLHQSGPLLIVELEQVIAPKASDCFNSYYLVQEPIDKIHNTPNLQGLCQTAVEEVRRMIGFDRAIVYQFDSTGAGKVIAEDKIENLAPLLGMQYPAADIPPQARKQFTMNLIRFIPDIHYQPVKLIPDCNPLTDRPLNLGFSLLRTVSPCHVQYLKNMNIGGSMTVTLMKNRKLWGLLACHHPTPKYVNYETRTACELVAKFVNLELSYKQDSEDREYAIYLKEICQKFITEFSVENCFVEGLLKSPNELLALVGANGGVVCANDNLTTIGKTPELAEIKVLIDWIKTQINNKDVFHTDCLSKMYPPAQQMKEVASGLLVLAMSEMENSYILWFRPEAVQTVNWAGKPDWPIDFKPDGTPVMSPRTSFELWQETVRSKSLPWQWCEIEIARELRVAIASIELRKINQQLNLALSATKIGFWDWDVQNNRIVWSREHEELFGLAPGTFDGTDRSFAACIHPEDLTGLENARNQALAQRSDFCHENRVIWADGSIHWMEGKGKFFYSETGEAVRMVGTVREISDRKAKELQLRLLESVITTTNDAVLITEAEPIDAPGPRILYVNPAFTRMTGYTLEEVLGKTPRILQGEKTDRASLDRIRTALKTWQPLRVDLINYHKNGTEFWVELSLVPIADESGWFTHWVSVQRDISDRKIAESALQQLNELLEMRVLQRTRELETSQTELRESEALFRSLSESSPVGIFKIDADGKCTYTNPRCQAIGGFTAAEALGDGWMRFVHPEDIKLIQSKWSESRSLDREFFCEFRHIQPDGTIRFGRVKTAPIFSDKGQLIGYVGTVIDITESLAIEKIKNEFISIVSHELRTPLASIRGSLGLLAAGVLKDKPETAKQMLEIASSDTERLVRLVNDILDLERLESSQVTLVKQWCDAQVLMRKSAEAVMSLAAENQIDLSVLPASAQIWADPDRIVQMLVNLLSNAIKFSPPGCTVTVRVEDLGDSLGGSYASRVLFEVKDRGRGIPADKLETIFGRFQQVDASDSRQKGGTGLGLAICRSIVQQHGGRIWAQSVVSEGTSFYFTVPAPLEGEGLTVDS, encoded by the coding sequence ATGGTATTAACATCAGACACACGCGATCGCGATGAGAGCGACTGCGAATTAATTTACGATCCAGCTTCGATTCAACCTCACGGCATCCTGTTGGTGCTGGAATCTCCTGTGTTGAAAATTTTGCAAGCTAGCAACAATACTTTTGAAGCGATCGGCATTTACCCGCAAGAACTTTTGGGCAAATTTTTACAGGAATTTGTCGAGACTGAGGAAATTGAGGCAATTGAAAAAGTCTTATTGGAAAACTGCCATCAACGTAACACTATCAGCTTATCATTCATCAGTCAAAACCGCAAGTATTTTTTTCATGGAACCCTGCATCAATCGGGGCCTCTATTAATTGTGGAACTAGAGCAGGTTATTGCCCCAAAAGCTAGTGATTGTTTCAATTCTTATTATTTAGTTCAAGAGCCGATCGACAAAATCCACAACACACCAAACTTGCAAGGGCTGTGTCAGACAGCAGTTGAAGAAGTGCGGAGGATGATTGGGTTCGATCGCGCGATCGTCTATCAATTTGATAGCACCGGTGCCGGGAAAGTCATCGCCGAAGACAAAATAGAAAATTTGGCTCCTTTATTGGGAATGCAATATCCGGCTGCCGATATTCCCCCCCAGGCAAGAAAGCAGTTCACGATGAATTTAATTCGGTTTATTCCCGATATTCACTATCAGCCTGTAAAACTAATTCCTGACTGCAATCCCCTGACTGATCGCCCCCTGAATCTGGGATTTTCCTTGTTAAGAACTGTTTCGCCTTGCCACGTTCAATATCTCAAGAATATGAACATTGGCGGTAGCATGACCGTGACATTAATGAAAAATCGAAAACTCTGGGGATTGCTCGCCTGTCACCATCCAACACCAAAGTATGTCAACTACGAAACCAGAACAGCTTGCGAACTGGTAGCAAAGTTTGTGAATCTAGAACTCAGCTACAAACAAGATAGCGAAGACCGGGAATATGCAATTTATCTCAAAGAAATTTGCCAGAAATTTATCACTGAATTTTCTGTAGAAAACTGCTTCGTCGAAGGTTTACTTAAATCTCCCAATGAATTGCTGGCATTAGTGGGCGCTAACGGGGGAGTTGTGTGTGCCAATGACAATTTAACAACTATCGGCAAAACCCCGGAATTGGCAGAGATTAAAGTCTTAATTGATTGGATAAAAACTCAAATAAATAACAAAGATGTTTTTCATACAGATTGTCTCTCAAAAATGTATCCGCCAGCCCAACAAATGAAAGAAGTTGCTAGCGGTTTGCTGGTGCTTGCCATGTCAGAGATGGAAAATTCTTACATTTTGTGGTTCCGTCCCGAAGCAGTTCAAACTGTCAACTGGGCAGGTAAACCAGATTGGCCAATTGATTTTAAACCAGATGGCACTCCAGTAATGTCTCCTCGCACTTCCTTTGAGTTGTGGCAAGAAACGGTGAGGTCAAAATCTTTGCCTTGGCAGTGGTGCGAAATCGAAATAGCCCGAGAACTGCGAGTGGCAATTGCTAGCATTGAGTTGCGGAAAATCAACCAACAGCTAAACTTAGCTTTGTCGGCTACCAAAATAGGATTCTGGGACTGGGACGTGCAGAACAATCGCATTGTTTGGTCGAGGGAACACGAAGAATTGTTTGGATTGGCTCCGGGAACTTTTGACGGAACGGATCGCAGTTTTGCAGCTTGCATTCACCCGGAAGATTTAACAGGTTTGGAGAATGCGAGAAATCAGGCGCTCGCCCAGCGATCGGATTTCTGTCACGAAAACCGCGTAATTTGGGCCGATGGCAGCATTCACTGGATGGAGGGCAAAGGTAAGTTTTTTTACAGCGAAACCGGTGAAGCAGTGCGAATGGTGGGGACTGTTAGAGAAATTAGCGATCGCAAAGCTAAAGAATTGCAGTTGCGTTTGTTGGAATCTGTAATCACCACGACTAACGACGCCGTGTTAATTACCGAAGCTGAACCGATTGACGCACCGGGCCCGCGAATTCTTTATGTCAACCCAGCTTTCACGCGGATGACTGGCTATACGCTAGAAGAAGTTTTGGGCAAAACGCCGCGCATTTTGCAAGGAGAAAAAACAGATCGGGCAAGTCTCGATCGCATTCGCACAGCTTTGAAAACCTGGCAGCCGCTGCGGGTTGACTTGATCAATTACCACAAAAACGGGACGGAATTTTGGGTAGAATTGAGCCTGGTGCCGATCGCAGATGAAAGCGGTTGGTTTACCCATTGGGTATCTGTGCAGCGCGATATTAGCGATCGCAAAATTGCTGAATCTGCCCTGCAACAGCTCAACGAACTGTTAGAAATGCGAGTTTTGCAGCGCACCCGAGAACTAGAAACCTCTCAAACAGAACTCCGGGAAAGCGAAGCTTTATTTCGCTCTTTGAGCGAGAGTTCTCCTGTGGGCATTTTCAAAATCGATGCTGACGGGAAATGTACCTATACAAATCCCCGGTGTCAAGCAATTGGCGGGTTCACAGCGGCCGAAGCTTTAGGAGACGGCTGGATGCGGTTTGTTCACCCCGAAGATATTAAATTAATTCAGTCAAAGTGGTCGGAATCGCGATCGTTAGATCGGGAATTTTTCTGCGAATTCCGCCATATCCAGCCCGACGGAACAATTCGGTTTGGTCGGGTCAAAACAGCTCCGATTTTTTCCGACAAAGGTCAACTAATCGGTTATGTCGGCACAGTCATAGATATCACAGAAAGTCTGGCAATTGAAAAAATTAAAAATGAGTTTATTTCGATTGTCAGCCACGAACTGCGAACGCCGCTAGCCTCAATTCGCGGTTCTTTGGGTTTGCTGGCGGCTGGGGTACTGAAAGACAAACCGGAAACTGCCAAACAGATGTTAGAAATCGCGTCTAGCGATACCGAAAGGTTAGTGCGTTTGGTCAACGATATTCTCGACTTAGAACGGCTCGAATCAAGCCAAGTTACCCTCGTTAAGCAGTGGTGTGATGCACAGGTTTTGATGCGGAAGTCTGCCGAAGCTGTGATGTCTCTGGCTGCGGAAAATCAGATTGATTTGTCGGTGTTACCTGCATCGGCACAAATTTGGGCTGACCCCGACAGGATTGTGCAAATGCTAGTAAATTTGTTGAGCAATGCGATTAAATTTTCGCCTCCGGGGTGTACAGTAACTGTCAGGGTTGAAGATTTAGGCGATTCCCTAGGGGGTAGCTACGCTTCACGGGTTTTATTTGAAGTCAAAGATCGGGGTCGAGGGATTCCTGCTGATAAACTAGAAACTATCTTTGGCAGATTTCAACAGGTCGATGCTTCTGACTCCCGCCAAAAAGGAGGTACAGGTTTGGGTTTAGCTATCTGTCGCAGCATCGTGCAGCAGCACGGCGGCAGAATTTGGGCCCAAAGTGTTGTCTCAGAAGGCACGAGTTTCTATTTTACAGTGCCTGCACCGCTGGAAGGGGAAGGGTTGACAGTTGACAGTTGA
- a CDS encoding response regulator, with product MSAKRILVIDDEPNLCSVIQACLEHLGGWTVLVAPDSSQGFLLAETQVPDAILLDVMMPDMDGVTLFGLLQKNAATRGIPVIFLTAKVQAMDLNEFADLGVGGVIAKPFDPLGLAQQVADILGWEMSA from the coding sequence ATGTCTGCAAAGCGCATTCTAGTAATCGATGATGAACCAAACCTCTGTAGCGTGATTCAGGCTTGTCTGGAACATTTAGGTGGTTGGACGGTGCTGGTTGCGCCTGACAGCAGCCAAGGATTTCTTTTAGCTGAAACTCAAGTCCCTGACGCTATTCTACTGGATGTGATGATGCCTGATATGGATGGAGTTACTCTGTTTGGTTTGCTGCAAAAAAATGCTGCTACTCGGGGGATTCCGGTAATTTTTCTGACGGCTAAGGTGCAGGCTATGGATTTGAACGAGTTTGCCGATTTGGGGGTAGGAGGGGTGATTGCTAAGCCTTTCGATCCTTTAGGTTTGGCGCAGCAAGTTGCGGATATTCTGGGTTGGGAAATGTCGGCTTAA